The Gadus macrocephalus chromosome 13, ASM3116895v1 genome includes a window with the following:
- the si:ch73-15b2.5 gene encoding rho guanine nucleotide exchange factor 19 isoform X2 produces MMNSMEEPGHLSQTMKAWAHFLNEGEKTEDPCEGTAVDIAVALRSVASARTWSLGKAGSRVDRFMSAFGLEKECVEDLSPTVVQAQTTGGPADPVAPFKSKYLHVFPLYQDYCHHAVEDLPGEGLVPEPIRSQSCEDLPAEGLVPEPITSESILALQGIRFRAKFQVIVPPPQVIVPPPQVTVPPPPPARFPRDHLTTFWQDLDEVKECGVLATLSPREVHRQEAMFEVIGSEASYLRSLGVAVNHFMASKKLSRTVSPLEHHVLFSNLRHVMSASESFLVALERLLGECVVIPQLGGLMLQHCPRFRALYVPYLSNMMFQEALVNKLLQENKGFVSALKTLERDPVCQRRSLKSFLVLPFQRITRLKLLMEHVLTLTEPDADSYLTLIKALVGLHKVIMECNEGVRRMKQIEELVRLEVLLDFSNFKLLPLVVKGRFLLHDGPLRQLNRVGPDSKISFTDVHLHLFSDLLVISVQKEQRFGVLDHTSFPGNVRVELVNAGMLALPTDSFLLHLSQNHAGHATALILAARSRSDQMAWMKMLSAQC; encoded by the exons ATGATGAACTCGATGGAGGAACCAGGTCACCTATCTCAAACCATGAAGGCATGGGCGCATTTCCTCAATGAGGGCGAGAAGACTGAAGATCCGTGTGAAGG TACTGCTGTAGATATAGCTGTGGCCCTCCGGTCGGTGGCGTCAGCCCGGACGTGGTCTTTGGGAAAGGCTGGGTCACGTGTGGACAGGTTCATGTCAGCCTTTGGGCTGGAGAAGGAGTGTGTGGAGGATCTGTCCCCAACTGTCGTCCAAGCACAAACTACAGGAGG ACCTGCAGATCCAGTTGCGCCCTTTAAATCGAAGTACCTCCACGTTT TCCCACTGTATCAAGACTATTGTCATCATGCGGTTGAAGACCTACCTGGGGAGGGCTTGGTGCCTGAACCAATAAGATCACAGAGCTGTGAAGACCTACCTGCGGAGGGCTTGGTGCCTGAACCAATAACATCAGAGAGCATTTTGGCTCTGCAGGGGATCCGTTTCAGAGCCAAGTTCCAGGTGATCGTCCCGCCCCCTCAGGTGATCGTCCCGCCCCCTCAGGTGACcgtcccgccccctcctccggcACGCTTTCCCAGGGACCACCTGACCACATTCTGGCAGGACCTGGACGAGGTGAAGGAATGTGGTGTCCTCGCCACTTTGAGCCCCAGAGAGGTCCACCGTCAGGAG GCTATGTTTGAGGTCATCGGCTCCGAAGCGTCCTACTTGAGGAGCCTTGGCGTGGCTGTCAATCACTTCATGGCTTCAAAGAAGCTGAGTCGGACGGTGTCTCCACTGGAGCACCACGTTCTCTTCTCCAACCTCCGTCACGTGATGTCGGCCAGCGAGAG CTTCCTCGTGGCCCTGGAACGCCTTTTAGGAGAGTGTGTGGTCATACCACAGCTGGGAGGTCTGATGCTCCAGCATTGTCCGAGGTTCCGGGCGCTCTACGTGCCCTATCTCAGCAACATGATGTTCCAGGAGGCCCTCGTCAACAAACTCCT ACAGGAGAACAAAGGGTTTGTGTCCGCCCTGAAGACCCTGGAGAGGGACCCCGTGTGTCAGAGACGGAGCCTGAAGTCGTTCCTCGTCCTGCCCTTTCAGAGGATCACTCGGCTGAAGCTCCTGATGGAG CACGTCTTAACACTGACTGAACCTGACGCAGACTCGTATCTAACCCTAATAAAAGCTCTTGTGGGCCTTCATAAG GTCATTATGGAGTGCAATGAAGGGGTCCGGAGGATGAAACAAATTGAGGAACTTGTGCGCCTAGAGGTGCTGCTAGATTTCAGCAATTTTAag TTGCTTCCACTGGTCGTGAAGGGACGCTTCTTATTGCATGACGGTCCCTTGAGACAGCTGAATAGGGTCGGTCCAGACTCAAAAATCTCCTTCACTGACGTCCATCTTCACCTCTTCAGTGATCTGCTGGTCATCTCAGTTCAAAA GGAGCAGCGTTTTGGCGTGCTAGACCACACCTCATTCCCCGGCAACGTGCGCGTGGAGCTGGTGAACGCCGGCATGCTGGCGCTGCCCACAGACTCCTTCCTGCTTCATCTGTCCCAGAACCATGCGGGCCACGCCACAGCCCTCATCCTCGCCGCACGCTCAAG GTCTGACCAAATGGCATGGATGAAGATGCTGTCTGCTCAATGTTGA
- the si:ch73-361p23.3 gene encoding tumor necrosis factor receptor superfamily member 4 isoform X1: MPTLVLQTSRLPLILIWTMYFNGLVIALDASFHCNKGQRVASRAKEMCEPCSEGYYQPEASDSVFCEVCTNCDEKRGSKEESPCTLTANRVCRCLKGFSPSEDDSATCKCEIGSGKPMDGHEECRECREGYFSNRIDSDCRPWTKCTDNKVRINGSKISDVVCHDHLPPITMTPGLKTETTSLRTLHTSPPPEISTPTALPHQKAPANNTPAAVHNRKNHGVNLTCSVLLGIREAPCALFRDDVIEAVLFFLLTVIGGLIVGVVVGLLILTAVAIRCRAKEDPACKSPIKETQQEKFHLMDTV; this comes from the exons ATGCCAACTTTAGTTCTGCAGACAAGCAGGCTGCCGTTGATACTCATATGGACTATGTACTTTAATGGACTTGTGATCGCTTTGGATGCCTCTTTCCATTGCAATAAAG GACAACGAGTAGCTAGTCGGGCTAAAGAAATGTGTGAACCATGCAGTGAAGGTTATTATCAGCCTGAAGCCAGTGATTCCGTATTCTGTGAGGTTTGCACAAATTGCGATGAAA AACGAGGGAGTAAAGAAGAAAGCCCGTGCACCCTCACTGCGAACAGAGTATGCCGCTGCCTTAAAGGGTTCAGTCCCAGTGAGGATGACTCTGCCACTTGCAAATGTGAAATAGGTTCCGGGAAACCGATGGACG GTCATGAAGAGTGTCGAGAATGTAGAGAAGGCTATTTCTCCAACAGAATTGATTCAGATTGCAGGCCATGGACGAA ATGTACAGACAACAAAGTGCGGATCAATGGCAGCAAGATATCAGATGTTGTCTGCCATGACCATTTGCCTCCTATCACAATGACCCCTGGGTTGAAGACCGAGACCACCTCCTTGAGGACACTCCATACGTCCCCGCCTCCAGAAATCAGCACACCCACAGCGTTACCTCATCAGAAGGCACCTGCCAATAACACGCCGGCTGCAGTCCACAACAGAAAAAACCATGGTGTGAATTTAACCTGTTCTGTCCTGTTGGGTATTCGAGAAGCCCCGTGTGCACTTTTCAGGGATGATGTCATTGAGGCTGTGTTGTTCTTCCTTCTCACAGTCATTGGGGGGCTCATTGTTGGAGTCGTTGTTGGACTGCTTATACTGACTGCTGTGGCAATTAGATGCAGAG CGAAAGAGGACCCAGCGTGTAAAAGCCCCATCAAAGAAACCCAGCAAGAAAAATTTCATTTAATGGACACAGTATAG
- the arl8ba gene encoding ADP-ribosylation factor-like protein 8B-A isoform X1 — translation MLTLINRLLDWLKSLFWKEEMELTLVGLQYSGKTTFVNVIASGQFCEDMIPTVGFNMRKVTKGNVTIKVWDIGGQPRFRSMWERYCRGVNAIVYMVDAADSEKVEASRNELHNLLDKPQLQGIPVLVLGNKRDLPSALDEKQLIEKMNLAAIQDREICCYSISCKEKDNIDITLQWLIQHSKSRRS, via the exons ATGCTGACACTCATTAACCGGCTTTTGGACTGGCTCAAGTCTCTGTTTtggaaggaggagatggagctcaCGCTAGTTGGCCTGCAGTACTCTGGGAAAACCACGTTTGTTAACGTGATCGCA TCTGGTCAGTTCTGCGAAGACATGATTCCTACCGTGGGGTTCAACATGAGAAAGGTCACCAAAGGAAACGTGACCATAAAG GTCTGGGATATCGGTGGGCAGCCCAGGTTCAGAAGTATGTGGGAGCGCTACTGCCGGGGAGTCAACGCGATTGT ATACATGGTTGACGCAGCAGATTCTGAAAAGGTGGAGGCATCCAGAAATGAGCTTCATAATTTATTAGACAAGCCTCAGCTACAAGGAATACCA GTTCTTGTACTGGGCAACAAAAGGGATCTCCCTAGCGCTCTAGATGAGAAGCAGCTTATTGAGAAGAT GAACTTGGCAGCTATTCAGGACAGAGAAATATGCTGCTACTCTATTTCCTGTAAAGAGAAAGACAACATAG ATATCACACTTCAATGGCTCATCCAGCACTCAAAATCTCGGAGGAGCTGA
- the ddi2 gene encoding protein DDI1 homolog 2: MQITVFCAPRDRPETTFALDVSPELELRDFVALCELESGIPAGEIQILYTEQPLVDLTRALGNYGVKDGDVVVLRQADRRPPPTQPAFPGLPHIDFRSITVPGTSSSGGQRAAPRQQQHQPSLQQQQQPTPSPAQPSASLPPAPQPSTPSASRASGSGSSLPGLDDPALLQQMLLSNPHELSLLKERNPPLAEALLSGDLERFTKVLVEQQQDRARREQERIRLLTADPFDLDAQAKIEEDIRQHNVEENMTIAMEEAPESFGQVVMLYINCLVNGHPVKAFVDSGAQMTIMSQACAERCNIMRLVDRRWAGIAKGVGTQKIIGRVHLAQVVIESIFLPCSFSILEDQPMDMLLGLDMLKRHQCSIDLKKNVLLIGTTSTETHFLPESELPECARLAYGPDGREDAAPEEMADRELAEALQRSIQESGQH, translated from the exons ATGCAGATTACGGTCTTCTGCGCGCCGAGGGATCGCCCAGAAACAACTTTCGCCCTCGATGTTTCTCCAGAGCTTGAACTGAGAGACTTTGTAGCGCTGTGTGAACTAGAATCGGGCATCCCAGCCGGAGAGATCCAG ATCCTGTACACGGAACAACCTCTTGTAGACTTAACTCGCGCTTTGGGCAACTACGGTGTGAAGGATGGAGATGTGGTTGTGCTCAGACAAGCAGACAGGAGACCCCCACCAACACAACCCGCTTTCCCAG GTCTGCCCCATATCGACTTTCGTTCCATCACAGTGCCGGGCACCTCCTCTTCGGGCGGACAGCGTGCTGCGCCAAGGCAGCAACAGCATCAACcctccctgcagcagcagcagcagccgaccCCATCCCCGGCCCAGCCTTCAGCCTCGCTCCCGCCTGCTCCACAGCCGTCCACGCCGTCGGCCTCCCGCGCCTCGGGCTCTGGCTCCTCTCTGCCGGGGCTGGATGACCCGGCCCTGCTCCAGCAGATGCTGCTGTCCAACCCTCATGAGCTGTCGCTGCTAAAGGAGCGAAACCCGCCCCTGGCCGAGGCACTGCTTAGTGGGGACCTGG AGCGCTTTACTAAAGTGCttgtggagcagcagcaggaccgAGCCCGGAGGGAGCAGGAGCGCATCAGACTCCTCACTGCAGACCCCTTCGACCTGGACGCTCAGGCCAAGATAGAAGAGGACATCAG GCAGCATAATGTGGAAGAAAATATGACCATTGCAATGGAGGAAGCCCCAGAGAGCTTTGGCCAGGTGGTTATGCTCTACATCAACTGTTTAGTCAACGGACACCCCGTCAAAGCCTTTGTCGACTCAG GAGCCCAGATGACCATCATGAGCCAGGCGTGTGCAGAACGCTGCAACATAATGCGTCTGGTGGACCGTCGCTGGGCTGGGATAGCCAAGGGTGTGGGCACCCAGAAGATCATTGGCCGAGTTCATCTGG CTCAGGTGGTGATAGAAAGCATCTTCCTGCCGTGCTCCTTCTCCATCCTGGAGGACCAGCCCATGGACATGCTGCTGGGCCTGGACATGCTGAAGAGACATCAG tGCTCCATCGACCTGAAGAAGAACGTGCTCCTGATCGGCACCACgtccaccgagacgcacttcCTCCCGGAGTCGGAGCTCCCGGAGTGCGCCCGGCTGGCGTACGGGCCGGACGGCCGGGAGGACGCGGCGCCGGAGGAGATGGCGGACCGCGAGCTGGCGGAGGCGCTCCAGAGGTCCATACAGGAAAGCg GACAGCACTGA
- the si:ch73-15b2.5 gene encoding rho guanine nucleotide exchange factor 19 isoform X3 has product MSAFGLEKECVEDLSPTVVQAQTTGGPADPVAPFKSKYLHVFPLYQDYCHHAVEDLPGEGLVPEPIRSQSCEDLPAEGLVPEPITSESILALQGIRFRAKFQVIVPPPQVIVPPPQVTVPPPPPARFPRDHLTTFWQDLDEVKECGVLATLSPREVHRQEAMFEVIGSEASYLRSLGVAVNHFMASKKLSRTVSPLEHHVLFSNLRHVMSASESFLVALERLLGECVVIPQLGGLMLQHCPRFRALYVPYLSNMMFQEALVNKLLQENKGFVSALKTLERDPVCQRRSLKSFLVLPFQRITRLKLLMEHVLTLTEPDADSYLTLIKALVGLHKVIMECNEGVRRMKQIEELVRLEVLLDFSNFKLLPLVVKGRFLLHDGPLRQLNRVGPDSKISFTDVHLHLFSDLLVISVQKEQRFGVLDHTSFPGNVRVELVNAGMLALPTDSFLLHLSQNHAGHATALILAARSRSDQMAWMKMLSAQC; this is encoded by the exons ATGTCAGCCTTTGGGCTGGAGAAGGAGTGTGTGGAGGATCTGTCCCCAACTGTCGTCCAAGCACAAACTACAGGAGG ACCTGCAGATCCAGTTGCGCCCTTTAAATCGAAGTACCTCCACGTTT TCCCACTGTATCAAGACTATTGTCATCATGCGGTTGAAGACCTACCTGGGGAGGGCTTGGTGCCTGAACCAATAAGATCACAGAGCTGTGAAGACCTACCTGCGGAGGGCTTGGTGCCTGAACCAATAACATCAGAGAGCATTTTGGCTCTGCAGGGGATCCGTTTCAGAGCCAAGTTCCAGGTGATCGTCCCGCCCCCTCAGGTGATCGTCCCGCCCCCTCAGGTGACcgtcccgccccctcctccggcACGCTTTCCCAGGGACCACCTGACCACATTCTGGCAGGACCTGGACGAGGTGAAGGAATGTGGTGTCCTCGCCACTTTGAGCCCCAGAGAGGTCCACCGTCAGGAG GCTATGTTTGAGGTCATCGGCTCCGAAGCGTCCTACTTGAGGAGCCTTGGCGTGGCTGTCAATCACTTCATGGCTTCAAAGAAGCTGAGTCGGACGGTGTCTCCACTGGAGCACCACGTTCTCTTCTCCAACCTCCGTCACGTGATGTCGGCCAGCGAGAG CTTCCTCGTGGCCCTGGAACGCCTTTTAGGAGAGTGTGTGGTCATACCACAGCTGGGAGGTCTGATGCTCCAGCATTGTCCGAGGTTCCGGGCGCTCTACGTGCCCTATCTCAGCAACATGATGTTCCAGGAGGCCCTCGTCAACAAACTCCT ACAGGAGAACAAAGGGTTTGTGTCCGCCCTGAAGACCCTGGAGAGGGACCCCGTGTGTCAGAGACGGAGCCTGAAGTCGTTCCTCGTCCTGCCCTTTCAGAGGATCACTCGGCTGAAGCTCCTGATGGAG CACGTCTTAACACTGACTGAACCTGACGCAGACTCGTATCTAACCCTAATAAAAGCTCTTGTGGGCCTTCATAAG GTCATTATGGAGTGCAATGAAGGGGTCCGGAGGATGAAACAAATTGAGGAACTTGTGCGCCTAGAGGTGCTGCTAGATTTCAGCAATTTTAag TTGCTTCCACTGGTCGTGAAGGGACGCTTCTTATTGCATGACGGTCCCTTGAGACAGCTGAATAGGGTCGGTCCAGACTCAAAAATCTCCTTCACTGACGTCCATCTTCACCTCTTCAGTGATCTGCTGGTCATCTCAGTTCAAAA GGAGCAGCGTTTTGGCGTGCTAGACCACACCTCATTCCCCGGCAACGTGCGCGTGGAGCTGGTGAACGCCGGCATGCTGGCGCTGCCCACAGACTCCTTCCTGCTTCATCTGTCCCAGAACCATGCGGGCCACGCCACAGCCCTCATCCTCGCCGCACGCTCAAG GTCTGACCAAATGGCATGGATGAAGATGCTGTCTGCTCAATGTTGA
- the arl8ba gene encoding ADP-ribosylation factor-like protein 8B-A isoform X2 yields MQSWIGRLLFVSHRLFCLFKISSGSIMLKRSGQFCEDMIPTVGFNMRKVTKGNVTIKVWDIGGQPRFRSMWERYCRGVNAIVYMVDAADSEKVEASRNELHNLLDKPQLQGIPVLVLGNKRDLPSALDEKQLIEKMNLAAIQDREICCYSISCKEKDNIDITLQWLIQHSKSRRS; encoded by the exons ATGCAATCCTGGATCGGACGTTTATTGTTCGTGTCTCATCgacttttttgtttatttaagatTAGTTCAGGATCAATAATGTTGAAAAGA TCTGGTCAGTTCTGCGAAGACATGATTCCTACCGTGGGGTTCAACATGAGAAAGGTCACCAAAGGAAACGTGACCATAAAG GTCTGGGATATCGGTGGGCAGCCCAGGTTCAGAAGTATGTGGGAGCGCTACTGCCGGGGAGTCAACGCGATTGT ATACATGGTTGACGCAGCAGATTCTGAAAAGGTGGAGGCATCCAGAAATGAGCTTCATAATTTATTAGACAAGCCTCAGCTACAAGGAATACCA GTTCTTGTACTGGGCAACAAAAGGGATCTCCCTAGCGCTCTAGATGAGAAGCAGCTTATTGAGAAGAT GAACTTGGCAGCTATTCAGGACAGAGAAATATGCTGCTACTCTATTTCCTGTAAAGAGAAAGACAACATAG ATATCACACTTCAATGGCTCATCCAGCACTCAAAATCTCGGAGGAGCTGA
- the si:ch73-15b2.5 gene encoding rho guanine nucleotide exchange factor 19 isoform X1, with the protein MMNSMEEPGHLSQTMKAWAHFLNEGEKTEDPCEGTAVDIAVALRSVASARTWSLGKAGSRVDRFMSAFGLEKECVEDLSPTVVQAQTTGGPADPVAPFKSKYLHVFPLYQDYCHHAVEDLPGEGLVPEPIRSQSCEDLPAEGLVPEPITSESILALQGIRFRAKFQVIVPPPQVIVPPPQVTVPPPPPARFPRDHLTTFWQDLDEVKECGVLATLSPREVHRQEAMFEVIGSEASYLRSLGVAVNHFMASKKLSRTVSPLEHHVLFSNLRHVMSASESFLVALERLLGECVVIPQLGGLMLQHCPRFRALYVPYLSNMMFQEALVNKLLQENKGFVSALKTLERDPVCQRRSLKSFLVLPFQRITRLKLLMEHVLTLTEPDADSYLTLIKALVGLHKVIMECNEGVRRMKQIEELVRLELLPLVVKGRFLLHDGPLRQLNRVGPDSKISFTDVHLHLFSDLLVISVQKEQRFGVLDHTSFPGNVRVELVNAGMLALPTDSFLLHLSQNHAGHATALILAARSRSDQMAWMKMLSAQC; encoded by the exons ATGATGAACTCGATGGAGGAACCAGGTCACCTATCTCAAACCATGAAGGCATGGGCGCATTTCCTCAATGAGGGCGAGAAGACTGAAGATCCGTGTGAAGG TACTGCTGTAGATATAGCTGTGGCCCTCCGGTCGGTGGCGTCAGCCCGGACGTGGTCTTTGGGAAAGGCTGGGTCACGTGTGGACAGGTTCATGTCAGCCTTTGGGCTGGAGAAGGAGTGTGTGGAGGATCTGTCCCCAACTGTCGTCCAAGCACAAACTACAGGAGG ACCTGCAGATCCAGTTGCGCCCTTTAAATCGAAGTACCTCCACGTTT TCCCACTGTATCAAGACTATTGTCATCATGCGGTTGAAGACCTACCTGGGGAGGGCTTGGTGCCTGAACCAATAAGATCACAGAGCTGTGAAGACCTACCTGCGGAGGGCTTGGTGCCTGAACCAATAACATCAGAGAGCATTTTGGCTCTGCAGGGGATCCGTTTCAGAGCCAAGTTCCAGGTGATCGTCCCGCCCCCTCAGGTGATCGTCCCGCCCCCTCAGGTGACcgtcccgccccctcctccggcACGCTTTCCCAGGGACCACCTGACCACATTCTGGCAGGACCTGGACGAGGTGAAGGAATGTGGTGTCCTCGCCACTTTGAGCCCCAGAGAGGTCCACCGTCAGGAG GCTATGTTTGAGGTCATCGGCTCCGAAGCGTCCTACTTGAGGAGCCTTGGCGTGGCTGTCAATCACTTCATGGCTTCAAAGAAGCTGAGTCGGACGGTGTCTCCACTGGAGCACCACGTTCTCTTCTCCAACCTCCGTCACGTGATGTCGGCCAGCGAGAG CTTCCTCGTGGCCCTGGAACGCCTTTTAGGAGAGTGTGTGGTCATACCACAGCTGGGAGGTCTGATGCTCCAGCATTGTCCGAGGTTCCGGGCGCTCTACGTGCCCTATCTCAGCAACATGATGTTCCAGGAGGCCCTCGTCAACAAACTCCT ACAGGAGAACAAAGGGTTTGTGTCCGCCCTGAAGACCCTGGAGAGGGACCCCGTGTGTCAGAGACGGAGCCTGAAGTCGTTCCTCGTCCTGCCCTTTCAGAGGATCACTCGGCTGAAGCTCCTGATGGAG CACGTCTTAACACTGACTGAACCTGACGCAGACTCGTATCTAACCCTAATAAAAGCTCTTGTGGGCCTTCATAAG GTCATTATGGAGTGCAATGAAGGGGTCCGGAGGATGAAACAAATTGAGGAACTTGTGCGCCTAGAG TTGCTTCCACTGGTCGTGAAGGGACGCTTCTTATTGCATGACGGTCCCTTGAGACAGCTGAATAGGGTCGGTCCAGACTCAAAAATCTCCTTCACTGACGTCCATCTTCACCTCTTCAGTGATCTGCTGGTCATCTCAGTTCAAAA GGAGCAGCGTTTTGGCGTGCTAGACCACACCTCATTCCCCGGCAACGTGCGCGTGGAGCTGGTGAACGCCGGCATGCTGGCGCTGCCCACAGACTCCTTCCTGCTTCATCTGTCCCAGAACCATGCGGGCCACGCCACAGCCCTCATCCTCGCCGCACGCTCAAG GTCTGACCAAATGGCATGGATGAAGATGCTGTCTGCTCAATGTTGA
- the cplane2 gene encoding ciliogenesis and planar polarity effector 2 — MAQDLPPGPIIIADWHLCAESKDFFNRILQKKKRRQFGLLESPMMAPHVAVETVQYKVFLSGKSGVGKTCLAARLAGLSTPSMHYETTGIETIVLYWPVKLRENGRVLFFRLQLWDCGENALRRFDHLLPSCKEQVDAVLFLFSFTDRTSFDDLPNQIARWSGPSDQLVKMVVGTKFDLFMHSDVTQREVRQFQETQGLPVLRTGGEVSDGLGDVAPFLNCLAERLWHQDCMAATLPSGPNTHYREGALI, encoded by the exons ATGGCACAAGACCTGCCCCCTGGGCCGATTATAATAGCAGACTGGCATCTTTGCGCAGAAAGCAAAGACTTCTTCAACAGAATTCtgcaaaagaaaaaacgaaGGCAGTTTG GCCTCTTGGAGTCTCCCATGATGGCGCCTCACGTTGCCGTGGAGACAGTGCAGTACAAAGTCTTCCTTTCTGGGAAGAGTGGAGTTGGGAAAACGTGTCTCGCAGCACGCCTTGCAGGGCTCAGCACTCCCAGCATGCACTATGAAACTACAG GTATTGAGACCATAGTGTTATATTGGCCGGTGAAACTGAGGGAAAATGGCCGGGTACTTTTCTTCAGACTGCAGCTTTGGGATTGTGGAGAGAATGCCTTGCGTAGATTCGACCACTTACTCCCC TCTTGTAAGGAACAGGTGGATGcggtcctcttcctcttctcctttacCGATAGAACCTCCTTTGACGATCTACCCAATCAGATCGCACGATGGTCAGGGCCATCTGACCAACTTGTGAAAATGGTGGTCGGCACCAA ATTTGACCTGTTCATGCACAGCGACGTGACGCAGAGAGAAGTGCGGCAGTTCCAGGAGACGCAGGGTCTCCCGGTCCTTCGCACAGGGGGAGAGGTCAGCGACGGGCTCGGAGACGTCGCCCCGTTCCTCAACTGCCTGGCTGAACGGCTATGGCACCAGGACTGCATGGCGGCCACACTGCCCAGTGGCCCTAATACCCACTACCGGGAAGGGGCCCTCATTTAG
- the tnfrsf18 gene encoding tumor necrosis factor receptor superfamily member 18 produces the protein MSSLILCFGLLCFLDAWAVNFALSCGELQFQSAVTEGRCCDSCGKGKYFLVECSKDHETECLPCKPGTYKDSISPSKCHPCLTCSNKTLEQCTKTTNAKCSCSEGYMCSNEHCSKCEVKKRCQLGEKLKRKGNKDFSYECEPCPDKTYSDTHDGNCKSITQCSDSGLFEVFPGNKTHNARCSLYDAEVPYRWESTISVINLACSILLLLILLYACVKKTMRHTHANDIAVFAPVSTTTPEYPYPKEEIGEKFSICQL, from the exons ATGAGCTCTTTAATTCTGTGCTTCGGACTTCTATGTTTTCTTGATGCTTGGGCTGTAAATTTTGCTTTGTCCTGCGGGGAGCTGCAGTTTCAGAGTGCTGTGACAGAAGGCAGGTGCTGTGACTCCTGTGGTAAAG GTAAATATTTCTTGGTGGAGTGTTCTAAAGACCATGAGACCGAATGTCTTCCATGTAAGCCAGGAACTTACAAGGACAGCATCAGCCCTTCCAAGTGTCATCCCTGCCTTACGTGTTCAAACA AAACACTGGAACAATGTACAAAAACCACAAATGCAAAGTGCTCCTGTTCTGAGGGCTACATGTGTTCCAACGAACACTGTTCCAAGTGTGAGGTGAAGAAAAGATGTCAACTTGGGGAGAAACTTAAGCGTAAAG GAAATAAGGATTTTTCATACGAATGTGAACCGTGTCCTGATAAAACATACTCGGACACGCACGACGGCAACTGCAAATCAATAACTCA GTGCAGTGACAGCGGCCTCTTTGAAGTCTTTCCAGGAAACAAAACCCACAATGCAAGATGCTCTCTATATG ATGCAGAGGTACCATATCGGTGGGAATCAACgatcagtgtcattaacttggcTTGTAGCATCTTGCTGCTGCTCATCCTTCTCTATGCCTGTGTGAAGAAAACTATGAGGCACACACATG CGAACGACATTGCTGTGTTTGCCCCTGTATCTACAACCACACCAGAATATCCATACCCAAAAGAGGAGATTGGAGAAAAGTTTTCCATTTGCCAACTATGA
- the si:ch73-361p23.3 gene encoding tumor necrosis factor receptor superfamily member 4 isoform X2, whose protein sequence is MPTLVLQTSRLPLILIWTMYFNGLVIALDASFHCNKGQRVASRAKEMCEPCSEGYYQPEASDSVFCEVCTNCDEKRGSKEESPCTLTANRVCRCLKGFSPSEDDSATCKCEIGSGKPMDECRECREGYFSNRIDSDCRPWTKCTDNKVRINGSKISDVVCHDHLPPITMTPGLKTETTSLRTLHTSPPPEISTPTALPHQKAPANNTPAAVHNRKNHGVNLTCSVLLGIREAPCALFRDDVIEAVLFFLLTVIGGLIVGVVVGLLILTAVAIRCRAKEDPACKSPIKETQQEKFHLMDTV, encoded by the exons ATGCCAACTTTAGTTCTGCAGACAAGCAGGCTGCCGTTGATACTCATATGGACTATGTACTTTAATGGACTTGTGATCGCTTTGGATGCCTCTTTCCATTGCAATAAAG GACAACGAGTAGCTAGTCGGGCTAAAGAAATGTGTGAACCATGCAGTGAAGGTTATTATCAGCCTGAAGCCAGTGATTCCGTATTCTGTGAGGTTTGCACAAATTGCGATGAAA AACGAGGGAGTAAAGAAGAAAGCCCGTGCACCCTCACTGCGAACAGAGTATGCCGCTGCCTTAAAGGGTTCAGTCCCAGTGAGGATGACTCTGCCACTTGCAAATGTGAAATAGGTTCCGGGAAACCGATGGACG AGTGTCGAGAATGTAGAGAAGGCTATTTCTCCAACAGAATTGATTCAGATTGCAGGCCATGGACGAA ATGTACAGACAACAAAGTGCGGATCAATGGCAGCAAGATATCAGATGTTGTCTGCCATGACCATTTGCCTCCTATCACAATGACCCCTGGGTTGAAGACCGAGACCACCTCCTTGAGGACACTCCATACGTCCCCGCCTCCAGAAATCAGCACACCCACAGCGTTACCTCATCAGAAGGCACCTGCCAATAACACGCCGGCTGCAGTCCACAACAGAAAAAACCATGGTGTGAATTTAACCTGTTCTGTCCTGTTGGGTATTCGAGAAGCCCCGTGTGCACTTTTCAGGGATGATGTCATTGAGGCTGTGTTGTTCTTCCTTCTCACAGTCATTGGGGGGCTCATTGTTGGAGTCGTTGTTGGACTGCTTATACTGACTGCTGTGGCAATTAGATGCAGAG CGAAAGAGGACCCAGCGTGTAAAAGCCCCATCAAAGAAACCCAGCAAGAAAAATTTCATTTAATGGACACAGTATAG